The Paenibacillus amylolyticus genome contains the following window.
AGGGAAATCAGAAACCAGTTCCGACCGCTTCTGTTTTTCCCTGTGCCCGTCCGGCATTAATCAAGGCAAGAGTGCCCCAACCTACATAATATTCATTGTCAAACAAACGTCATCTCTCCTTTATGCATTTCATTCCGGATGCTGTTCAAGCATCGCTTTGAGTTTACGATTACGACTCTCCAGAAATGCTTGCATGTATCTTTTCAGTACAAGGCGCTCCGCTGTCCAACCCAGTATTCCAAGCGGCGCTTCAAACCGTAATGTGTCTCTCATGCAAGTCTTCTGATCTCCATTCGCGCTGAAATGATGTTCATGTCGCATGCTCTTGAAAGCCCCCGTCTCCATCTGATCCACAAATAGAAACGGTCGTTCAA
Protein-coding sequences here:
- a CDS encoding SRPBCC family protein, translating into MIEVSTEITIHVSIERCFDYARDIDLHTQTVWKHTRERAVAGVTSGRIGAGDTVTFQATHFGVRQQLKSRIVQFERPFLFVDQMETGAFKSMRHEHHFSANGDQKTCMRDTLRFEAPLGILGWTAERLVLKRYMQAFLESRNRKLKAMLEQHPE